One region of Mucilaginibacter sp. 14171R-50 genomic DNA includes:
- a CDS encoding glycoside hydrolase family 97 protein yields the protein MKKPILAFLIFSAFISRAFAQHYTVTSPDNNLKMDLKVNDSITYAVTYKGTAAVLPSAISMKLDTRVLGMAAKVSGTKKAVVKKLIHPINGKQATIDDCYNELTLTFNGDYQLVLRAYNEGGAYRFVTNFANPVTVVNEQATFNISPTAAAIMAETDNYTAWELPYVQYKAISQIKDGKRAITPALFAYPNGVKVVVAEADLFDYPGMYIQKKNGSLQGQWAAYPGFAKMGSWGDFVSVVQTRMNFIAKTDGKRNYPWRVVIATDDDKTLLTNQLIYKLSRPSALHNTDWIKPGKAAWEWWHDALLPEAPIPSGMNHRSTELYNYYVDFAARNKLEYLLIDAGWSDNYDVRKPTGRSDIRAIIQHAKQKKVGVFVWCVASSILKDLDASLNYIKDIGAAGFKVDFFDRDDQQAIGWYELIAKKAAERHLMVDFHGCSKPTGLERTYPNIVNYEAVRGQECSKWDYTTNPEHHTLIPFIRMLAGPMDYTPGSMRNRSKSNFKPIAQGLPSTQGTRCHELAMFVIFDQPLGVLCDSPTEYEKYPDIMKYLSAVPTTFDETLVLDARVGEYIAIAKKKGDSWYLGAMTNWDARDINLDLSFLPANTNYIADIYTDAADADKNASKYEHKTITINRQNKLDLKLMQGGGAVVYLHTK from the coding sequence ATGAAGAAACCTATCCTCGCTTTTTTAATTTTTTCCGCATTCATTAGCCGTGCCTTTGCGCAGCATTATACCGTAACATCGCCTGATAATAACCTGAAAATGGATTTAAAGGTAAACGACAGTATAACGTATGCAGTTACTTATAAAGGTACTGCTGCGGTATTGCCGTCGGCTATTTCCATGAAGCTTGATACCCGTGTATTAGGGATGGCAGCAAAGGTTTCCGGCACCAAAAAAGCGGTGGTAAAAAAGCTGATACACCCGATAAACGGCAAGCAAGCCACTATTGATGATTGTTATAACGAGTTAACCTTAACCTTTAACGGCGATTATCAACTGGTACTCCGGGCTTACAACGAAGGGGGGGCTTATAGGTTTGTAACAAATTTTGCCAACCCGGTAACGGTGGTAAATGAGCAGGCTACTTTTAATATTAGCCCAACCGCTGCCGCCATTATGGCCGAAACCGATAATTACACTGCCTGGGAACTGCCGTATGTTCAATATAAAGCCATCAGCCAGATCAAAGACGGGAAACGGGCCATTACCCCGGCATTATTCGCTTATCCAAACGGGGTGAAAGTAGTGGTGGCCGAAGCAGATCTGTTTGATTATCCGGGAATGTACATTCAAAAAAAGAATGGCAGCCTTCAAGGCCAATGGGCGGCTTACCCCGGGTTTGCCAAAATGGGCAGCTGGGGCGATTTTGTATCAGTTGTGCAAACCCGCATGAATTTTATCGCAAAAACCGATGGTAAGCGAAATTACCCCTGGCGGGTAGTTATTGCTACTGATGATGACAAGACGTTGTTAACTAATCAGCTGATCTACAAGCTTTCGCGGCCCTCAGCTTTGCACAATACCGATTGGATAAAGCCTGGCAAAGCGGCCTGGGAGTGGTGGCATGATGCCCTGTTGCCGGAGGCGCCGATCCCATCGGGTATGAACCATCGCAGTACAGAATTATATAACTATTATGTTGATTTCGCTGCCAGGAACAAGCTGGAATATTTACTGATAGATGCGGGTTGGTCTGATAACTATGATGTCCGGAAACCCACGGGCCGGTCGGATATCAGGGCTATTATACAGCATGCGAAGCAGAAAAAAGTAGGTGTTTTTGTGTGGTGTGTGGCATCGTCGATCCTGAAGGACCTGGATGCCAGTTTAAATTACATTAAGGATATTGGCGCCGCGGGCTTTAAGGTTGATTTTTTTGACCGCGACGATCAGCAGGCAATAGGCTGGTACGAATTGATTGCAAAAAAGGCAGCGGAAAGGCACCTGATGGTTGATTTTCATGGCTGCAGCAAGCCAACCGGATTGGAACGTACTTATCCTAATATTGTAAACTACGAGGCCGTGCGCGGGCAAGAATGTTCTAAGTGGGATTATACTACCAATCCTGAACACCATACCCTTATTCCTTTTATCAGGATGTTGGCCGGCCCGATGGATTATACCCCGGGATCGATGCGTAATAGATCGAAAAGCAACTTTAAGCCAATTGCCCAAGGGTTGCCCTCCACACAAGGTACTCGCTGCCACGAGCTGGCTATGTTTGTAATTTTTGATCAGCCGTTGGGTGTGCTGTGCGATTCGCCAACCGAGTATGAAAAATATCCTGATATTATGAAATATCTCTCGGCGGTGCCGACCACCTTTGACGAAACACTTGTGCTGGATGCCCGCGTTGGCGAATATATCGCGATAGCGAAAAAGAAAGGTGATAGCTGGTATCTAGGCGCCATGACCAACTGGGATGCAAGGGATATTAACCTCGACCTGTCCTTTTTGCCCGCCAATACCAATTATATTGCTGATATATATACCGATGCTGCGGATGCCGATAAGAACGCATCAAAATACGAACACAAAACCATAACCATTAACCGCCAAAATAAGCTTGACCTGAAATTGATGCAAGGTGGCGGAGCAGTTGTTTATCTGCATACTAAATAA
- a CDS encoding sugar porter family MFS transporter produces MTLTSDKAITFNSRYIIGISFISALGGYLFGFDFAVISGALPFLRPQFNLTPAWEGFLTGSLALGCIVGCLLAGNIADRYGRKPGLMIAAFIFAVSSIGIAFSPTLTYFLVLRFAAGIGVGMASMLCPMYIAEISPAAVRGRNVAINQLTVVIGILVTNLVNYFLADHGADSWRWMFGLGVVPSAIFLIGVTWLPESPRWLIKSGQPEKAKIILNKIGSAGFAEATFKAVEKSLVGATKQSYAMVFEKAVRPAVVVGITLAVFQQFCGINVVFNYTSTIFESVGASLNRQLFETVAIGIVNLVFTLLAMWQVDKLGRRPLMLYGSVGLSVLYIILAFLLQNHFPAGLVSIFVLLAISTYAISLAPVTWVLISEIFPNKIRGVASSVAIVSLWGAYFILVFTFPILAKILGAYGPFYLYAAICFAGFLFIKIKVKETKGQTLEELEENLIRH; encoded by the coding sequence ATGACATTAACATCAGATAAAGCCATTACATTCAATAGCCGCTACATTATCGGCATTTCTTTTATCTCGGCATTAGGAGGTTATCTTTTTGGGTTTGATTTTGCCGTAATTTCGGGCGCGCTACCATTTTTACGCCCCCAATTTAACCTTACACCCGCGTGGGAAGGTTTTTTAACAGGCTCGCTGGCGTTGGGCTGTATAGTAGGCTGCCTGCTTGCAGGTAACATTGCCGATCGGTATGGCCGTAAACCGGGACTCATGATAGCCGCATTTATCTTCGCGGTATCATCCATTGGGATAGCGTTTTCGCCAACATTAACTTACTTCCTGGTACTGCGGTTTGCAGCCGGTATTGGTGTGGGCATGGCATCCATGCTTTGCCCGATGTACATAGCGGAGATATCGCCTGCTGCTGTAAGGGGAAGGAATGTTGCCATTAATCAACTTACGGTGGTTATCGGTATTTTGGTGACCAACCTGGTTAACTACTTTTTAGCAGACCACGGAGCCGATTCGTGGCGGTGGATGTTTGGATTGGGTGTAGTGCCCTCGGCTATATTTTTAATAGGGGTTACCTGGCTGCCCGAAAGCCCAAGGTGGCTTATAAAATCAGGCCAGCCTGAAAAGGCGAAGATCATACTCAACAAAATTGGTTCGGCCGGATTTGCCGAGGCTACCTTTAAGGCAGTAGAAAAATCGTTGGTTGGCGCTACCAAACAATCATACGCCATGGTGTTTGAAAAAGCCGTTCGGCCGGCGGTTGTGGTGGGTATCACACTGGCTGTTTTCCAGCAATTTTGCGGTATCAATGTGGTGTTTAATTATACCTCGACCATATTTGAATCGGTAGGAGCCAGTTTAAACCGCCAGTTGTTTGAAACGGTAGCCATTGGTATAGTAAACCTGGTATTTACCCTGCTGGCTATGTGGCAGGTTGATAAACTTGGGCGCCGCCCGTTAATGCTGTATGGGTCCGTTGGTTTATCGGTATTATATATCATACTGGCCTTTCTGCTGCAAAACCATTTCCCGGCGGGTCTGGTATCCATATTTGTTTTGCTGGCCATTAGTACGTACGCCATATCGTTAGCACCTGTAACGTGGGTACTCATCTCAGAGATATTCCCCAACAAAATTCGGGGTGTGGCCTCGTCAGTGGCTATTGTATCGTTATGGGGAGCATACTTTATACTGGTATTTACGTTTCCGATACTGGCGAAAATACTGGGAGCTTACGGGCCATTTTACCTTTATGCGGCGATATGTTTCGCAGGGTTTTTGTTCATAAAAATCAAAGTGAAGGAAACTAAGGGGCAAACGCTCGAAGAACTTGAAGAAAATTTAATAAGGCATTAA
- a CDS encoding DUF5107 domain-containing protein, with amino-acid sequence MNNLYVNVWEEKVIIPTYGIGKPDKNPMFFEKRVYQGSSGKVYPNPVIEKIYDEKEDKEYIGLYLENTYLKVLILPELGGRIQMAYDKIKQRYFVYYNQVIKPALVGLTGPWISGGIEFNWPQHHRPSTFEPVDYKIEENADGSKTVLVNEVERMFHTKGMAGYTLHPDKAYIEIKAKLYNRSALPQTFLWWANPAVKVNDHYQSVFPPDVNAVFDHGKRDVSTFPIATGTYYKVDYSPGTDISRYKNIPVPTSYMAINSNYDFVGGYEHDTQAGLLHVANHHVSPGKKQWTWGHSDFGLAWDRNLTDEDGPYIELMTGMFTDNQPDFTWLMPNEEKHFTQYFMPYRELGVIKNASKDILIALDVLENVIDVKVYATGIQNNISIKLKYKSTLLLDEVTSITPEKVYKKQVNADGVDERQVAVEIYSDKGTMLIAYNPADNELSEVPQPAKPALQPADIENNEQLFLTGQHLEQYRHATYGAVPYYEEALRRDPKDIRNNNALGLWYLRRGQFAKSEAYFRMAIDTSTQRNPNPYDGECYYNLGLALKFMGRLNEAYKAFYKATWSNAWKDSGYFSVAQIDLINNDYQLALDHTIASIDRNANNSKAYVLRSAAYRKLQQFEEAITTSAAALKRDPFNLGAVFEQACSYAETGREEQRGLILKQLMKLSRGYDQNFIEYALDYAAAGLFSEATELLQHAVNEESTNPMVYYYLGYFHYKLGNISQAMAYFKQASAANSYLCFPDRLKDITVLKLASQVNPADARAPYYLGNLLYDKLQYDDAIAAWETSAILDDKFPTVFRNLGIAYYNKRNNAVKALTCFEKAFSLDTTDARVLMELDQLYKKLNRAPKARLDFLEANLQLVEQRDDLYLERVTLYNFSGWHQRAYDLIMQRQFHPWEGGEGKVSGQYVLALVEIAKSKIKKGEYSGAIQNLIEAQTYPHNLGEGKLYGARENDILYWLGCAYEQLQQKQQANICFEKAAVGSEEATAAIFYNDQQPDKLFYQALAKKSLADTEGANRIFKKLISYGEAHMNDDVKIDYFAVSLPNLLIFEDDLNMRNRVHCHFLQGLGYLGIQQYNLAQTCFSKVLDLEAGHLGAKIHTNMIPHVTEVSG; translated from the coding sequence ATGAACAATTTGTATGTGAACGTTTGGGAAGAGAAGGTGATTATACCTACATATGGTATTGGCAAACCGGATAAGAACCCCATGTTTTTTGAAAAAAGGGTTTACCAGGGCAGCAGCGGTAAAGTATATCCGAACCCGGTTATCGAAAAAATTTACGACGAGAAAGAGGATAAGGAATATATTGGCCTCTACCTGGAAAATACATACCTGAAGGTGCTGATACTACCTGAATTGGGCGGACGTATCCAAATGGCATACGATAAAATAAAACAGAGATATTTTGTATATTATAACCAGGTAATAAAGCCGGCATTAGTGGGCCTTACCGGGCCGTGGATATCAGGCGGAATAGAATTTAACTGGCCGCAGCACCACCGCCCCAGCACATTTGAGCCAGTTGACTACAAGATCGAAGAAAATGCTGATGGCAGTAAAACGGTTTTGGTTAACGAAGTGGAACGAATGTTCCATACCAAGGGGATGGCGGGATACACCTTACATCCGGATAAGGCATACATCGAAATAAAGGCGAAATTGTATAACCGCTCTGCACTGCCGCAAACTTTTTTGTGGTGGGCAAACCCCGCGGTTAAGGTTAACGACCATTACCAGTCGGTTTTCCCCCCGGATGTGAACGCTGTTTTTGACCACGGTAAGCGTGATGTTTCTACCTTCCCGATTGCTACGGGCACCTATTACAAGGTCGACTACTCGCCGGGGACGGATATATCACGATACAAAAACATACCGGTACCCACTTCATACATGGCCATCAATTCTAATTACGATTTTGTGGGTGGGTATGAGCACGACACGCAAGCAGGCTTATTGCATGTAGCTAATCATCACGTATCACCCGGGAAAAAGCAGTGGACATGGGGCCACAGCGATTTTGGCCTGGCCTGGGACAGGAACCTTACCGACGAGGACGGACCTTATATTGAGCTGATGACAGGGATGTTTACCGATAACCAGCCCGATTTTACCTGGCTAATGCCCAATGAGGAAAAGCATTTCACCCAATATTTTATGCCTTACCGCGAGTTGGGTGTAATAAAAAATGCCAGTAAGGACATCCTGATAGCGCTTGATGTTTTGGAAAATGTAATAGATGTTAAGGTGTATGCCACAGGAATACAAAATAATATCAGCATTAAATTAAAATATAAAAGTACGCTGTTGCTTGACGAGGTAACGAGCATTACCCCCGAAAAGGTTTATAAGAAACAAGTTAATGCCGATGGTGTAGATGAACGGCAAGTAGCCGTTGAAATATATTCTGATAAGGGTACAATGCTGATAGCGTATAATCCTGCAGATAATGAGTTGAGCGAGGTGCCACAGCCGGCCAAACCAGCGCTGCAACCGGCGGATATTGAAAATAATGAACAGTTGTTTTTAACCGGCCAGCATTTGGAACAGTACCGCCATGCTACCTACGGCGCCGTCCCTTATTATGAAGAAGCATTGCGCCGCGATCCTAAGGATATACGCAATAATAACGCTTTGGGGCTATGGTATTTACGCCGGGGGCAATTTGCTAAAAGCGAGGCTTATTTTCGTATGGCGATAGACACCAGCACACAGCGAAATCCCAATCCATACGATGGCGAATGCTACTACAATCTTGGGTTGGCACTTAAATTTATGGGGCGGTTAAATGAAGCTTATAAAGCTTTTTATAAAGCCACATGGAGCAACGCCTGGAAAGACAGCGGTTATTTTTCGGTAGCACAGATCGACCTTATCAATAACGATTATCAACTGGCACTTGATCATACTATAGCCTCAATTGACCGAAACGCAAATAATAGTAAAGCTTACGTTTTAAGGTCAGCGGCGTATCGTAAATTACAGCAATTTGAAGAAGCCATTACCACATCGGCAGCCGCTCTTAAGCGCGATCCGTTTAACCTGGGCGCTGTGTTTGAACAAGCCTGCAGCTATGCAGAAACGGGCAGAGAGGAGCAAAGGGGCCTTATTTTAAAACAATTGATGAAGCTTTCCAGAGGGTATGATCAAAACTTTATTGAATATGCGCTTGATTATGCTGCTGCAGGTTTATTTAGCGAGGCTACTGAATTATTGCAACATGCCGTAAATGAAGAAAGTACTAACCCCATGGTTTACTATTACCTGGGCTATTTTCATTATAAGTTGGGTAATATCAGCCAGGCAATGGCTTATTTTAAACAAGCTTCAGCTGCAAACTCTTACTTGTGTTTCCCGGACCGATTAAAGGATATAACGGTGCTTAAATTAGCGTCGCAAGTGAACCCGGCGGATGCCCGGGCGCCGTACTATTTGGGTAACCTGCTTTACGATAAGTTGCAATATGACGACGCTATTGCCGCATGGGAAACCTCTGCAATCCTTGATGATAAGTTTCCTACAGTGTTTCGTAACCTGGGTATAGCATATTATAATAAGCGTAATAACGCAGTTAAAGCGCTTACTTGTTTTGAAAAGGCGTTTAGTTTGGATACCACGGATGCACGCGTACTTATGGAACTCGATCAGCTTTATAAAAAGCTGAATCGCGCGCCAAAAGCACGGCTCGACTTTTTAGAAGCGAACCTGCAGCTGGTAGAGCAGCGGGACGACCTGTATCTGGAACGGGTAACTTTATACAATTTTTCTGGTTGGCACCAACGGGCTTATGATTTGATCATGCAACGGCAGTTTCACCCGTGGGAGGGAGGGGAAGGTAAGGTATCTGGCCAATATGTATTAGCGTTGGTAGAGATCGCTAAAAGTAAAATCAAAAAAGGGGAGTACAGCGGTGCTATACAAAATCTTATCGAGGCACAAACTTATCCGCATAATCTGGGAGAAGGGAAGTTGTATGGCGCGCGCGAAAATGATATTTTGTATTGGTTGGGCTGCGCTTATGAACAATTACAGCAAAAGCAGCAGGCTAACATATGTTTTGAAAAAGCAGCTGTAGGATCAGAAGAAGCAACAGCCGCCATATTTTATAATGATCAGCAGCCCGATAAATTGTTTTATCAGGCGTTAGCTAAAAAAAGCCTTGCAGATACAGAAGGGGCAAACCGGATATTTAAAAAGCTGATAAGCTATGGCGAGGCGCATATGAATGATGATGTGAAGATCGATTACTTTGCCGTGTCATTACCAAACTTACTGATATTTGAAGACGACCTTAACATGCGTAATCGTGTGCATTGCCACTTTTTACAAGGTTTGGGTTATTTGGGTATACAACAATACAATCTGGCGCAAACATGCTTTTCAAAAGTGCTCGACCTTGAAGCCGGGCATTTGGGCGCTAAAATACATACGAACATGATTCCCCACGTAACCGAAGTATCCGGATGA
- a CDS encoding heme-binding protein → MTEKLNRFGMGASFVPAETLNEIDLGPLKQLVGEWESVVLTQTDEKGVSKPLASGWNVISVPGVPKFTFEVIPYKENLKFSTVAVHAGNRGPVLNGTQFDQEIFGLFYEQQIVSMCDTDFCNGRGFGKDTVIHAETGLLLYVSNINGGYNIARLGTIPHGNAILALGKSAQANNPGTDFFDVISALGVNLDGSIPAMLGYNDQISGIPQFAEFQQVHPNTFLKSTLDTIIGSGSVTDMTVLSMSTSHPDATGGILNIPFIQSNVTATSMDATFWIENISGGSEPEILQYSQTINLVFPSTGTVTPIIWPHITISTLKRMQPQPETNEPLTLSAQAQSNTPGVPQL, encoded by the coding sequence ATGACTGAAAAACTTAACCGGTTTGGCATGGGCGCAAGCTTTGTACCTGCCGAAACCTTAAATGAAATAGACCTTGGGCCTTTAAAACAACTGGTAGGCGAATGGGAAAGCGTTGTATTAACGCAAACTGATGAAAAAGGCGTATCTAAACCACTTGCAAGCGGATGGAATGTTATTTCGGTACCCGGGGTGCCTAAATTTACCTTCGAGGTGATCCCTTATAAAGAAAACCTAAAGTTTTCTACCGTAGCGGTGCATGCCGGTAACCGGGGGCCTGTACTAAACGGAACGCAGTTTGATCAGGAAATATTCGGTTTGTTTTATGAACAGCAGATAGTGAGTATGTGCGATACCGACTTTTGCAACGGCAGGGGCTTTGGAAAAGATACGGTTATACATGCCGAAACCGGCCTTCTGCTTTATGTAAGCAATATAAATGGTGGTTATAATATCGCACGGTTGGGTACTATCCCCCATGGTAACGCCATCCTGGCGCTCGGGAAATCGGCGCAAGCAAACAACCCGGGAACCGATTTCTTTGACGTAATATCTGCTTTGGGCGTAAACCTGGATGGCAGCATACCTGCCATGCTTGGATACAATGACCAAATAAGCGGTATACCGCAATTTGCCGAATTTCAGCAGGTGCACCCCAACACATTTCTGAAATCTACTTTAGATACCATTATTGGCAGCGGTTCTGTTACAGATATGACCGTATTGAGCATGTCTACCAGCCACCCCGACGCAACAGGTGGCATCCTCAATATACCTTTCATACAATCTAATGTGACAGCTACTTCAATGGATGCGACATTTTGGATAGAAAATATTTCAGGTGGCAGCGAACCTGAAATATTACAATATTCGCAGACCATCAACCTGGTATTCCCATCCACAGGTACGGTAACACCTATCATTTGGCCGCATATTACTATTAGCACTTTAAAGCGAATGCAACCACAACCTGAAACAAACGAACCACTAACATTATCTGCCCAGGCGCAGAGCAATACACCTGGCGTACCTCAGTTATAA
- a CDS encoding alpha-ketoglutarate-dependent dioxygenase AlkB, translating into MEQLSFFTYAGQSKGLPKELLEYQPCLIDRKTSDHLLEKFIKETPWKQTTQKLWDKEYLTPRLTCWYGDTDRIAGTLPWTPELQEIRKVVEPLAGIKFNTVLLNYYRDGNDSVAWHSDKESIMGSQPVIASVSFGQVRSFDIRRKADHKEHYSVRLEHGSFLLMKAGLQEEWEHRIAKSAKTMRPRINLTFRLVI; encoded by the coding sequence ATGGAGCAGTTAAGTTTTTTTACTTATGCCGGCCAAAGTAAGGGTTTGCCCAAAGAATTACTGGAATACCAGCCGTGCCTGATTGACCGTAAAACAAGCGACCATTTACTGGAAAAATTTATAAAGGAAACGCCCTGGAAGCAAACTACGCAAAAACTTTGGGACAAAGAATACCTTACACCCCGTTTAACCTGCTGGTATGGCGATACTGACCGCATTGCGGGTACACTGCCGTGGACGCCAGAACTACAAGAAATCCGTAAAGTGGTTGAACCCCTGGCGGGCATAAAATTTAATACCGTACTGCTTAATTATTACCGGGATGGGAATGATTCAGTTGCCTGGCATAGTGATAAAGAAAGTATTATGGGCAGTCAACCCGTTATTGCATCTGTAAGTTTTGGCCAGGTACGTAGTTTTGACATCCGTAGAAAGGCAGATCATAAGGAACATTATTCGGTTAGGCTGGAGCACGGCTCGTTCCTGTTGATGAAAGCAGGATTGCAGGAGGAGTGGGAGCACCGTATAGCCAAATCCGCCAAAACAATGAGGCCACGTATCAATTTAACGTTCAGGCTTGTTATCTAA
- a CDS encoding Ku protein, with product MRSIWTGSIGFGLVSIPVKLFSAVQTASLDLDMLDSRDHAHIKFQRVNENTKKEVPYDKIVKGYKYDDDYVIVEAADFEAAAPEKSKVIEIESFVDLTSVNPMYYETSYYTEPATKNNKAYALLLEALKKSGKAGLARFVLRSTESLCIVHPVEKDIVVTRIRFQQQIRDQSDLNLDSKITVSKKELDMGLALINQYAEPLDLSKYKDEYHNELLKIIEAKAKGKRPTIKKLKPKATKSNDLYDQLMSSLQVKKGA from the coding sequence ATGAGATCGATCTGGACAGGCTCTATTGGCTTTGGACTCGTAAGCATACCCGTCAAATTATTTTCTGCAGTGCAAACAGCTTCGCTGGACCTGGATATGCTGGACAGCCGAGACCACGCACACATCAAATTTCAGCGGGTAAACGAAAATACAAAGAAAGAAGTCCCTTATGATAAAATAGTTAAGGGATATAAGTATGATGATGACTATGTAATTGTAGAGGCCGCTGATTTTGAGGCCGCCGCGCCTGAAAAAAGTAAGGTTATAGAAATTGAAAGCTTTGTAGATCTGACCTCGGTTAATCCTATGTATTACGAAACTTCGTACTATACTGAACCGGCTACAAAAAACAACAAGGCTTACGCGTTGCTTTTAGAGGCCCTGAAAAAATCAGGTAAAGCCGGATTAGCCAGATTTGTACTGCGAAGTACAGAAAGTTTATGTATTGTACACCCCGTTGAAAAAGATATTGTAGTTACCCGTATTCGTTTCCAGCAGCAGATACGCGACCAAAGCGACTTAAATCTGGATAGCAAGATTACGGTTAGTAAAAAAGAACTGGATATGGGGCTGGCCCTGATAAATCAATACGCCGAACCGCTCGATCTTTCAAAATATAAGGATGAATACCATAACGAGCTGTTGAAGATCATTGAAGCTAAGGCAAAAGGTAAGCGCCCAACTATAAAGAAACTTAAACCAAAAGCTACAAAAAGCAATGACCTGTACGATCAGTTAATGAGCAGCTTGCAAGTAAAAAAGGGAGCTTAG